The Patagioenas fasciata isolate bPatFas1 chromosome 3, bPatFas1.hap1, whole genome shotgun sequence genome contains a region encoding:
- the PBK gene encoding lymphokine-activated killer T-cell-originated protein kinase has product METFRSPNPAQRDKPAGGPVSITIPASPFMQKLGYGTGVNVYLMKRSPRGLSRSPWAVKKINPQCNRKQQSVYQQRLTDEAKVLKNLQHPNIVGYRAFTEANDGSMCLAMEFGGEKSLYDLIEERSGDALGPFPAATIFKVALSMARGLKYLHNDKKLLHGDIKSSNVVVKGDFEAVKICDVGMSLPLDENMTVSDPELCYVGTEPWKPKEALQDDGVITDKADIFAFGLTLWEMMTLSVPHVNLRCDPDDEDNSFDEDSFDEEAFYAALGTRPALNMEELDPSYQLMIDLFSVCTNEEPKQRPSAACIVEALEASVAQD; this is encoded by the exons ATGGAAACCTTCAGGTCCCCCAACCCGGCCCAGAGGGACAAACCCG ccGGGGGCCCAGTTTCCATCACCATCCCGGCCTCTCCCTTCATGCAGAAGTTGGGATACGGCACCGGGGTCAACGTCTACTTGATGAAAAG ATCCCCCCGTGGTTTGTCTCGCTCCCCTTGGGCCGTGAAGAAGATCAACCCGCAATGCAACAGGAAGCAGCAAAGCGTCTACCAGCAGAGGCTGACCGACGAGGCCAAGGTCCTGAAAAACCTGCAGCACCCCAACATCGTGG GTTACCGGGCGTTCACCGAGGCCAACGacggcagcatgtgtctggccaTGGAGTTCGGAGGAGAGAAATCCCTCTACGACTTAATCGAAGAACGAAGCGGGGACGCGCTGGGCCCTTTCCCGGCTGCCACCATCTTCAAAGTGGCCTTGAGCATGGCGAGGGGGCTGAAG TACCTTCACAACGACAAGAAGCTGCTCCACGGAGACATCAAATCTTCCAATGTCGTTGTTAAAGGGGATTTTGAAGCCGTGAAGATCTGTGACGTGGGAATGTCGCTGCCCCTGGACGAGAACATGACCG TGAGCGACCCGGAGCTGTGTTATGTGGGCACCGAGCCCTGGAAGCCCAAGGAGGCTCTGCAGGACGACGGCGTGATCACCGACAAGGCCGACATCTTCGCTTTCGGGCTGACGCTGTGGGAGATGATGACCCTCTCCGTGCCCCACGTCAACCTGCGCTGTGACCCTGACGATGAAG aTAACTCTTTTGACGAGGACTCCTTTGACGAAGAAGCATTTTACGCAGCGCTGGGAACCCGTCCTGCTCTCAACATGGAGGAGCTGGACCCGTCCTACCAGCTCATGATCGATCTCTTCTCCGTCTGCACCAACGAGGAGCCCAAGCAACGCCCGTCGGCCGCGTGCATTGTGGAAGCCCTGGAGGCCAGCGTGGCCCAGGATTAA
- the ESCO2 gene encoding N-acetyltransferase ESCO2, translated as MAALRRSAEDMAAVTPRKRSRGSTETDGSSFETPVKKPMMGFAHRPSPLKKPRNNGSASPIKWSSSSGDEMKENEPVAVKPALPRRLDISPLQAASIPVTAQSESSGELSPKTASSYKPLIPVVSFYSKEKRYLTLVERKQLGESRFLGEGNRGEGLPAASRSEKVNVSRNTSIKPPKHATTSKHGKTLPKTLKKAKGGAPAGKATAEKENVNPLIKKKMDSPFRVLSMTVKPALKLQLGAAFFSARKRSHSKKPAVDARSQQESDQPRPPAAAKADSADRNKALEAGEVVRRVPAPQQKGGEGEEGFTRCVNQEGDSACEGKASPEESGSTSGAGGSDAENADGDEVGSSTTCESDDCVIVSSHSPPHAKKQASPSSAVVYPIFSTAPTSKKRPQAALDELTSPFGSSPPAKPSHTSQKSKKAKELSRSSRDQMIIDAGQKHFGAVLCKSCGMIYTAASPEDEAQHIQHHERFLEGLRYVGWKKERVVAEFWDGKIVLILPDDPKYAVKKAEDVREIVDNELGFKQVSLSCPAKTKMYLFVSNEKMIVGCLVAESIKQAFRVLSEAGAAASPDPQAPQQPQRAWRCSSRAEPALCGVSRIWVFGPRRGKGIARRMVDVVRNTFMYGCYLSTEEIAFSDPTPDGKLFATKYCQTPNFLVYNFIHSN; from the exons ATGGCGGCGCTGAG GCGCTCTGCTGAGGACATGGCAGCCGTCACCCCCCGGAAAAGGAGCCGCGGTTCTACCGAGACCGATGG CTCATCCTTTGAGACTCCTGTGAAGAAACCGATGATGGGCTTCGCCCATCGTCCGTCTCCACTCAAGAAACCCAGAAATAATGGCTCTGCTTCTCCGATAAAATGGTCCTCGAGCTCTGGTGATGAGATGAAGGAAAACGAGCCCGTGGCAGTGAAGCCGGCGCTGCCGAGGAGGTTGGATATTTCTCCTCTTCAAGCAGCCTCCATTCCCGTGACCGCACAGAGCGAATCCTCGGGGGAATTATCCCCAAAAACGGCATCGTCCTACAAGCCCCTCATTCCCGTGGTGTCTTTTTATAGCAAGGAGAAGCGGTACCTGACTCTTGTGGAGAGGAAACAGCTGGGCGAGAGCCGCTTTTTGGGTGAGGGGAACAGGGGGGAAGGTCTCCCCGCTGCCAGCAGGAGCGAGAAGGTGAACGTGAGCAGGAACACGAGCATAAAGCCGCCCAAGCACGCAACCACCTCCAAACATGGCAAAACCCTCCCCAAAACGCTCAAGAAGGCAAAGGGAGGCGCCCCGGCTGGAAAAGCCACTGCGGAGAAGGAGAATGTGAATCCCTTAATTAAAAAGAAGATGGATTCGCCCTTCAGAGTGCTGAGCATGACGGTGAAGCCAGCCCTGAAACTCCAGCTGGGAGCTGCGTTCTTTTCTGCCAGGAAGAGGTCGCACTCCAAAAAACCCGCGGTGGACGCCAGATCTCAGCAAGAAAGCGATCAACCCCGGCCCCCGGCTGCTGCAAAGGCTGATTCGGCTGATAGAAACAAAGCTCTGGAGGCGGGTGAGGTGGTGAGGAGGGTTCCCGCACCTCAGCAGAAGGGAGGTGAAGGCGAGGAGGGTTTCACCAGGTGTGTGAATCAAGAGGGAGATTCGGCGTGTGAAGGAAAAGCGTCCCCGGAGGAAAGTGGAAGCACTTCGGGTGCGGGAGGCAGCGATGCCGAGAACGCG GATGGTGATGAAgttggttcctccaccacctgtgaGTCGGACGATTGCGTTATTGTCTCCAGCCACTCTCCACCTCACGCCAAGAAACAAG CGTCTCCTTCCAGCGCCGTCGTCTACCCCATATTCAGCACAGCCCCGACCAGCAAGAAAAG GCCGCAGGCTGCTCTGGATGAACTGACTTCTCCGTTTGGCTCCAGCCCACCTGCAAAACCATCTCACACCTCACAGAAAAGCAAGAAGGCGAAGGAGCTGAGCAGGAGCTCCCGGGACCAGATGATCATC GACGCGGGTCAGAAGCATTTTGGTGCCGTGCTTTGCAAGTCGTGCGGGATGATCTACACGGCGGCCAGCCCGGAGGACGAGGCGCAGCACATCCAGCACCACGAGCGCTTCCTCGAGGGGCTCAGATACGTG GGCTGGAAGAAAGAGCGAGTTGTGGCCGAGTTCTGGGATGGGAAAATTGTCCTGATCCTTCCAGATGACCCGAAATACGCCGTCAAGAAG GCAGAAGATGTGCGAGAAATTGTAGATAATGAACTGGGATTTAAGCAAGTTTCTTTGAGCTGCCCAGCCAAGACGAAAATGTACTTGTTTGTGTCCAACGAGAAGATGATCGTTGGGTGCTTAGTGGCTGAGTCAATCAAGCAG GCGTTCCGGGTGCTGTCGGAGGCGGGAGCCGCCGCGTCCCCCGATCCGCAGGCCCCGCAGCAGCCCCAGCGCGCCTGGCGCTGCTCCAGCCGGGCCGAGCCCGCGCTCTGCGGCGTCAGCAGGATCTGGGTGTTCGGGCCCCGGCGCGGAAAAGGCATCGCCCGGCGCATGGTGGACGTGGTCAG gaACACCTTCATGTACGGCTGCTACCTGAGCACCGAGGAAATCGCCTTCTCCGACCCCACGCCAGACGGCAAGTTATTCGCAACAAAATACTGCCAGACCCCCAACTTCCTCGTCTATAACTTTATTCATTCCAACTGA